A region of Plantactinospora sp. BC1 DNA encodes the following proteins:
- a CDS encoding deaminase, with the protein MNGGGTAQDRRWLRAAIDLSRLSPPSPTHYAVGAIIVDRYGDVLATGYTGETEPHHHAEEAALTKLAGRTDLELARATLYTSMEPCTMRRSRPDPCTDLLLDAGIARVVLALREPLLFADCDGVRTLREGGVEVVEISELGHLVVAINAHVLGTADRAGEGW; encoded by the coding sequence ATGAACGGCGGCGGCACCGCGCAGGATCGGCGATGGCTTCGGGCGGCCATCGACCTGTCCCGGCTCTCGCCACCCTCGCCGACCCACTACGCCGTCGGCGCGATCATCGTCGACCGGTACGGCGACGTACTCGCCACCGGCTACACCGGCGAGACCGAACCGCACCACCACGCGGAGGAGGCCGCCCTGACGAAGCTCGCCGGCCGTACCGACCTGGAGCTGGCCCGGGCGACGCTCTACACCTCGATGGAGCCGTGCACGATGCGCAGGTCGCGGCCGGACCCCTGCACCGACCTGCTGCTCGACGCCGGCATCGCCCGGGTGGTACTCGCGCTGCGCGAGCCGCTGCTCTTCGCCGACTGCGATGGTGTACGGACCCTGCGCGAGGGTGGGGTCGAGGTCGTCGAGATCAGCGAGCTGGGCCATCTCGTCGTGGCGATCAACGCCCACGTGCTCGGCACCGCCGACCGTGCCGGCGAAGGCTGGTGA
- a CDS encoding tyrosine-type recombinase/integrase, translated as MSSSEVVPRRSSSPALTTAGPADFTEAWLDNRRLSAHTREAYRRDVAGWLTWCGSRDLDPLRASFLDVNAYARQLEATLGRRSGRPLTPATVARRLSALSSWYDFLVKLHAVDANPVAGADRPRVDRDHSATVGLTPDEVDALLAAAEADTEPTAIRNRVTIALLADLGLRVGELISLDLTDLGTERGHRSIRFVGKGGKVRRRALTPGTAYAVDAYLAARAAAQGCSVPELTGPLLVTATGARLDRNSVFRLVRRLARAAGIHAWARLSPHSLRHAFATTARAEGVSLEDVQDAMGHADPRTTRRYDRDRHNLDRDPAYVLWTARARRRGRRNGTGGADFP; from the coding sequence ATGTCGTCGTCCGAGGTGGTGCCGCGCAGGTCGAGCAGCCCTGCGCTGACGACCGCCGGGCCCGCCGACTTCACCGAGGCCTGGCTGGACAACCGACGGCTCTCCGCGCACACCCGGGAGGCGTACCGGCGGGACGTCGCCGGCTGGCTGACCTGGTGCGGGAGCCGGGACCTCGATCCGCTGCGGGCCTCGTTCCTCGACGTCAACGCGTACGCCCGGCAGTTGGAGGCGACACTGGGGCGGCGTAGCGGCCGCCCGCTCACCCCGGCCACCGTCGCCCGCCGCCTCTCCGCGCTGTCCAGCTGGTACGACTTCCTGGTCAAGCTGCACGCCGTCGACGCCAATCCGGTGGCCGGCGCCGACCGCCCGAGGGTCGACCGGGACCACTCCGCCACCGTCGGGCTGACCCCCGACGAGGTCGACGCGCTGCTGGCCGCGGCCGAGGCCGACACCGAACCGACCGCGATCCGGAACCGGGTCACCATCGCCCTGCTGGCCGACCTGGGACTGCGGGTCGGCGAGCTGATCTCGCTGGACCTGACCGACCTGGGTACCGAGCGAGGGCATCGCAGCATCCGCTTCGTCGGCAAGGGCGGCAAGGTCCGTCGCCGCGCCCTCACCCCCGGCACCGCGTACGCGGTGGACGCCTACCTGGCCGCCCGGGCCGCCGCCCAGGGGTGCAGCGTGCCGGAGTTGACCGGTCCACTGCTGGTCACCGCGACCGGTGCCCGGCTGGATCGGAACTCCGTGTTCCGGCTGGTCCGTCGGCTCGCCCGGGCGGCGGGCATCCACGCCTGGGCGCGGTTGTCGCCGCACTCGCTGCGGCACGCGTTCGCCACCACCGCCCGGGCCGAAGGGGTGTCCCTGGAGGACGTGCAGGACGCGATGGGACACGCGGACCCGCGCACGACCCGCCGGTACGACCGGGACCGGCACAACCTCGACCGCGATCCCGCGTACGTCCTCTGGACGGCGCGGGCCCGTCGCCGCGGCCGGCGCAACGGGACCGGCGGGGCGGATTTTCCCTGA
- a CDS encoding GNAT family N-acetyltransferase, whose amino-acid sequence MRTSLTTPRLRLRPFVPADAEELHGLFSDPLTNTIGSGPFTALAETERWIRNRMSAQREHGLCWYAVRDLDTDTLVGNCGMLSGRTGYAEPEIGYLIRKSHQGHGYASEAASAVLGECRSAGIGRVWATIRPHNAPSRRIAERLGMRVARTEHDDCGPLIFYVVDLGQADA is encoded by the coding sequence ATGCGCACCTCGTTGACCACGCCCCGACTGCGACTTCGGCCCTTCGTGCCGGCCGATGCCGAGGAGCTGCACGGCCTCTTCTCCGATCCGCTGACCAACACCATCGGGTCGGGACCGTTCACCGCGCTGGCCGAGACCGAACGGTGGATCCGCAACCGGATGAGCGCCCAGCGGGAGCACGGTCTGTGCTGGTACGCGGTGCGGGATCTCGACACCGACACGTTGGTCGGCAACTGCGGCATGCTGAGTGGACGGACCGGGTACGCCGAGCCCGAGATCGGCTACCTGATCCGGAAGAGCCACCAGGGTCACGGGTACGCCTCGGAGGCCGCCAGCGCCGTCCTGGGTGAGTGCCGGTCGGCGGGCATCGGTCGGGTCTGGGCCACTATCCGCCCGCACAACGCCCCGTCACGCCGGATTGCCGAGCGACTGGGCATGCGCGTCGCCCGGACCGAGCACGACGATTGTGGACCGCTGATCTTCTACGTCGTCGACCTCGGCCAGGCCGACGCCTGA
- a CDS encoding ABC transporter ATP-binding protein → MTGSGRTGSVAVVIELHDLTKRYGRRTAVDGLSCTVRPGHVTGFLGPNGAGKTTTLRMILGLDAPTRGTATVGGVPFRSHRRGLRHVGALLDANHVHGGRSARAHLSALARSNGLSPRRVDEVLDEVGLTEVARQRVGGFSLGMRQRLGIATALLGDPPVLLFDEPINGMDPEGVLWVRHLFRRLAAEGRTVFLSSHLMTEMENTADQLVVIGQGRLVAAEPLADFAARSGRQGVLVRTPRAAELAALLTAAGARVEAADGALTVTGLPAEQIGTLAFDHRIVLHELATRTASLEDAFMELTADRVEYLAGRPR, encoded by the coding sequence ATGACCGGGTCCGGCCGGACCGGCAGCGTTGCGGTCGTGATCGAACTTCACGACCTGACCAAGCGATACGGCCGGCGGACCGCCGTCGACGGCCTCTCCTGCACGGTACGGCCGGGGCACGTCACCGGCTTCCTCGGCCCGAACGGGGCGGGCAAGACCACCACGCTGCGGATGATCCTCGGCCTGGACGCCCCGACCCGGGGCACCGCCACGGTCGGCGGCGTGCCGTTCCGGAGCCACCGCCGTGGACTGCGGCACGTCGGTGCCCTGCTCGACGCGAACCACGTGCACGGCGGACGCAGCGCCCGGGCACACCTGTCCGCGCTGGCCCGCAGCAACGGCCTGTCGCCGCGCCGGGTCGACGAGGTACTCGACGAGGTGGGGTTGACCGAGGTGGCCCGGCAGCGTGTCGGCGGATTCTCCCTCGGCATGAGGCAGCGGCTCGGCATCGCCACCGCACTCCTCGGCGACCCGCCGGTACTCCTCTTCGACGAGCCGATCAACGGGATGGACCCGGAGGGGGTGCTCTGGGTCCGCCACCTGTTCCGCCGGCTCGCCGCCGAGGGCCGGACGGTCTTCCTCTCCAGCCACCTGATGACCGAGATGGAGAACACCGCCGACCAGCTCGTCGTGATCGGCCAGGGCCGGCTGGTCGCCGCCGAGCCGCTGGCCGACTTCGCCGCCCGCAGCGGCCGGCAGGGCGTGCTGGTGCGTACCCCACGTGCCGCCGAACTCGCCGCGCTGCTCACCGCCGCCGGGGCCCGGGTGGAGGCGGCGGACGGGGCACTGACCGTGACCGGGCTGCCGGCCGAGCAGATCGGCACCCTCGCCTTCGACCACCGGATCGTGCTGCACGAACTCGCCACCCGGACCGCCTCACTGGAGGACGCCTTCATGGAACTCACCGCCGACCGCGTCGAATACCTGGCGGGGCGGCCCCGATGA
- a CDS encoding type II toxin-antitoxin system PemK/MazF family toxin encodes MKRGEIWTVGDRTQQARHRVVVLSGEGHNDRPSASPYCAPIVRQRGGGELPPFVVPLAETDPVTGVVVVNRLRRVPSAVAVERVGMATGASMARIGEALRDLFEL; translated from the coding sequence GTGAAGCGGGGCGAGATCTGGACCGTCGGCGACCGTACCCAGCAGGCCAGGCATCGGGTCGTCGTGCTCTCCGGCGAGGGGCACAACGACCGGCCGTCCGCCTCGCCGTACTGCGCGCCGATCGTCCGGCAACGCGGCGGCGGTGAGCTGCCGCCGTTCGTGGTGCCGCTGGCGGAGACGGATCCGGTGACCGGGGTCGTGGTGGTGAACCGGCTGCGCCGGGTCCCGTCGGCGGTGGCGGTGGAGCGGGTGGGGATGGCGACCGGCGCGAGCATGGCCCGGATCGGCGAGGCGCTGCGGGACCTGTTCGAGCTGTGA
- a CDS encoding sensor histidine kinase, whose amino-acid sequence MDATSHPLRPPLRHRLPATVRTVLVWCALAAFPVVLALTVPFVSGAPGHYYNVLETIPRYALPALVMALPAVLLRRSPLATLALMLLGSAAMTVTVHPWHQDYLADLRYLQLLAINLVVGYVAATRSRRLSVTVAVLTLCAEIAVGYLNPGDNAVFQPEIPTLGMLAAWMIGNSVRARRRYAEVLRSQATTQAVTAERLRIARELHDMVAHSIGIIAIQAGVGSRVIETQPAEAGAALRAIETTSRETLAGLRRVLGGLRQADPSDPASTDPAPTLGDLDRLAAVTAEAGVRVELCRRGERRALPADIELSAYRIVQEAVTNVVRHAGVAYCRVTLDYRVDDLHVEIVDGGRGGPVTATGFGITGMRERVGLLHGDFAAGPVPDGGFRVAARLPLPATVPVPAAPA is encoded by the coding sequence GTGGACGCCACCTCACACCCGCTCCGGCCACCGCTGCGTCACCGCCTGCCGGCGACGGTGCGCACGGTCCTGGTCTGGTGCGCACTCGCCGCGTTCCCGGTGGTACTGGCCCTTACCGTGCCATTCGTCTCGGGCGCGCCAGGGCACTACTACAACGTGCTGGAGACCATTCCCCGGTACGCCCTGCCGGCCCTGGTGATGGCGCTGCCCGCCGTCCTGCTCCGGCGGAGTCCGCTGGCGACCCTGGCGCTGATGCTGCTCGGCTCGGCGGCGATGACCGTGACGGTCCATCCCTGGCACCAGGACTACCTGGCCGACCTGCGGTACCTGCAACTGCTGGCGATCAACCTGGTCGTCGGGTACGTCGCGGCGACCAGGTCCCGGCGGCTCTCGGTGACCGTCGCCGTGCTGACGCTCTGCGCCGAGATCGCCGTCGGCTATCTCAACCCGGGCGACAACGCCGTCTTCCAGCCGGAGATTCCCACCCTGGGAATGCTGGCCGCCTGGATGATCGGCAATTCCGTGCGGGCCCGGCGGCGGTACGCCGAGGTGCTGCGCTCGCAGGCCACCACCCAGGCGGTCACCGCCGAACGGCTGCGGATCGCCCGCGAACTGCACGACATGGTGGCACACAGCATCGGCATCATCGCGATCCAGGCCGGGGTGGGCAGCCGGGTGATCGAGACCCAGCCGGCCGAGGCCGGTGCCGCGCTGCGGGCGATCGAGACGACCAGCCGGGAGACCCTCGCCGGGCTGCGCCGGGTGCTCGGTGGACTGCGCCAGGCGGACCCGTCCGATCCGGCGTCCACGGATCCGGCGCCCACGCTCGGCGACCTCGACCGGCTGGCGGCGGTGACGGCGGAGGCCGGGGTCCGGGTCGAGCTGTGCCGGCGGGGGGAGCGGCGCGCGCTGCCCGCCGACATCGAGCTGTCCGCGTACCGGATCGTGCAGGAGGCGGTGACCAACGTCGTCCGGCACGCCGGCGTCGCATACTGCCGGGTGACCCTGGACTACCGGGTCGACGACCTGCACGTCGAGATCGTCGACGGGGGGCGCGGCGGTCCGGTCACGGCCACCGGGTTCGGGATCACCGGCATGCGGGAGCGGGTCGGCCTGCTGCACGGCGACTTCGCGGCCGGCCCGGTACCCGACGGTGGTTTCCGGGTGGCGGCCAGGTTGCCGCTGCCGGCGACCGTCCCGGTCCCGGCGGCGCCGGCGTGA
- a CDS encoding ABC transporter ATP-binding protein, with protein MRTYPAAVLHAEHVTKRYGRRPALTDCDLTIPAGRLIGLVGPNGAGKSTLLQLACGLITPTSGTLRVLGSRPASTPAHLSRVGFVAQDTPVYASFTVADHLRMGARLNPSWDRALAERRIAQVGLNPAQRAGRLSGGQRAQLALTVAAAKRPELLILDEPAAALDPLAREGFMGNLREFVAELGASAVLSSHLLGDVERVCDHLVVLSGSRVQLAGDVPDLLAAHHRLLAPRDELDRLPAGVEVIRAERTDRHSRLLVRAGGGLPPLPWPVEPVGLAELVLGYLTRASESSAADAAGEVRR; from the coding sequence ATGCGAACCTATCCCGCTGCCGTGCTGCACGCCGAGCACGTGACGAAACGCTACGGCCGCCGCCCGGCGCTGACCGACTGCGACCTGACGATCCCCGCCGGGCGGCTGATCGGCCTGGTCGGACCGAACGGGGCCGGCAAGTCGACGCTGTTGCAGCTGGCCTGCGGCTTGATCACCCCGACCTCGGGCACACTGCGGGTGCTCGGGTCACGCCCGGCCTCGACCCCGGCCCACCTGTCCCGGGTCGGCTTCGTCGCCCAGGACACCCCGGTGTACGCCTCGTTCACCGTCGCCGACCACCTGCGGATGGGTGCCCGGCTGAACCCGTCCTGGGACCGGGCCCTCGCCGAACGCCGGATCGCACAGGTCGGCCTCAACCCGGCGCAGCGGGCCGGGCGGCTCTCCGGCGGCCAGCGCGCCCAACTGGCGCTGACGGTCGCCGCCGCGAAACGCCCCGAGCTGCTGATCCTCGACGAGCCGGCCGCCGCGCTCGACCCGCTGGCCCGAGAGGGGTTCATGGGGAACCTGCGGGAGTTCGTCGCCGAACTCGGCGCCAGCGCCGTACTCTCGTCGCACCTGCTCGGCGACGTCGAACGGGTCTGCGACCACCTCGTGGTGCTCTCCGGGTCCCGGGTGCAGCTGGCTGGTGACGTACCCGATCTGCTGGCCGCCCACCACCGGCTCCTCGCGCCCCGCGACGAGCTGGACCGGCTGCCGGCCGGGGTCGAGGTGATCCGGGCGGAGCGGACCGACCGGCACTCGCGGCTGCTGGTCCGGGCCGGCGGCGGGTTGCCGCCGCTACCGTGGCCGGTGGAACCGGTCGGGCTGGCGGAGCTGGTCCTCGGCTATCTGACCCGGGCGTCCGAGTCGTCGGCCGCCGATGCCGCCGGGGAGGTCCGGCGATGA
- a CDS encoding class I SAM-dependent methyltransferase, whose amino-acid sequence MEQQKRHLHASSFGAAATAYAEHRPDYARTAIRWALQPAPGPRVLDLGAGTGKLTATVVETGADVTAVEPDPAMLAELCGALPDVPALPGSAEAIPLPDASVDAVLAGNAMHWFDMAVAGPEIARVLAPGGILAGLWNTVDDRVDWVAGLARVSGSAAIGPRDTPASWRAVTADAHLPKTGVAARFGSPEQAEFPHGQLRTADSLVATLETRAGMLVMPEQERQATLGRIRAFLASRPETAEGEFTLPMLTCVLRVRRL is encoded by the coding sequence GTGGAACAGCAGAAGCGACATCTGCACGCCTCGTCGTTCGGTGCGGCAGCGACCGCGTACGCCGAGCATCGCCCGGACTACGCGCGGACCGCCATCCGCTGGGCACTCCAGCCCGCGCCCGGCCCGCGGGTGCTCGACCTCGGCGCCGGGACCGGCAAGCTCACCGCCACGGTGGTCGAGACGGGCGCCGACGTGACCGCGGTCGAGCCCGACCCGGCGATGCTGGCCGAGCTGTGCGGCGCACTGCCGGACGTTCCCGCGCTGCCGGGTAGCGCCGAGGCGATACCGCTGCCGGACGCGTCCGTCGACGCCGTACTGGCCGGCAACGCCATGCACTGGTTCGACATGGCCGTCGCGGGGCCCGAGATCGCCCGGGTCCTGGCGCCCGGCGGCATCCTGGCCGGCCTGTGGAACACCGTGGACGATCGGGTCGACTGGGTCGCCGGGCTGGCGCGGGTCAGCGGAAGCGCGGCGATCGGCCCGCGTGACACGCCCGCCAGTTGGCGCGCCGTGACGGCCGACGCGCACCTTCCGAAGACTGGCGTGGCCGCCCGGTTCGGCTCGCCGGAGCAGGCCGAGTTCCCGCACGGGCAGCTCCGTACCGCCGACTCCCTCGTCGCGACGCTTGAGACGAGGGCGGGGATGTTGGTCATGCCGGAGCAGGAGCGGCAGGCCACGCTCGGCCGGATCCGGGCTTTCCTGGCCAGCCGACCGGAGACCGCGGAGGGTGAGTTCACCCTGCCGATGCTGACCTGCGTGCTGCGCGTCCGGCGGCTGTGA
- a CDS encoding ABC transporter permease subunit: MIWMSWRQFRAQALVGAAALVVLAGYLLWLGTRIRDSRDGYLDRCRPHGDCAQAMGQFVAEHQNTLLILAGLLGLLPGILGMFWGAPLVARELDAGTHRLVWNQSISRRRWLLTRLLVVGLAGATMVGLVSLLLTWAASPVDAVADDRFSTVVFGARNIAPIGYALFAVTLGTVLGLLARRTLPAMALTIGVFAVVQFGMPNLVRPYLMEPVDVTRPMTAEAINEARGLGSISGAAVVRGLTVPDAWVTRTSELRTADGRTLDAARFDDCLMRPPRTGATGTFGDSARCLGELDLHVDLSYQPNHRYWPFQWLESAIYLALSALLTVFGLWRIQRRVG; encoded by the coding sequence ATGATCTGGATGAGCTGGCGACAGTTCCGCGCCCAGGCCCTCGTCGGCGCCGCCGCCCTGGTGGTGCTCGCCGGCTACCTGCTCTGGCTCGGCACACGGATCCGGGACAGCCGGGACGGCTATCTCGACCGGTGCCGGCCGCACGGCGACTGCGCCCAGGCGATGGGGCAGTTCGTCGCCGAGCACCAGAACACCCTGCTGATCCTGGCCGGTCTCCTCGGCCTGCTCCCCGGAATCCTCGGGATGTTCTGGGGGGCGCCGCTCGTCGCCCGGGAACTCGACGCCGGCACCCACCGGCTGGTCTGGAACCAGAGCATCTCCCGCCGCCGCTGGCTGCTGACCAGGCTGCTCGTCGTCGGCCTGGCCGGCGCGACGATGGTCGGGCTGGTCAGCCTGCTGCTCACCTGGGCGGCCAGCCCCGTCGACGCGGTCGCCGACGACCGGTTCAGCACCGTCGTGTTCGGCGCCCGGAACATCGCACCCATCGGGTACGCCCTCTTCGCGGTCACCCTCGGCACCGTGCTCGGACTCCTCGCCCGGCGTACCCTGCCCGCGATGGCCCTCACGATCGGCGTCTTCGCCGTCGTCCAGTTCGGGATGCCGAACCTGGTGCGGCCGTACCTGATGGAGCCGGTCGACGTCACCCGGCCGATGACGGCCGAGGCGATCAACGAGGCGCGTGGACTGGGCAGCATCAGCGGCGCCGCCGTCGTACGTGGACTGACCGTGCCCGACGCCTGGGTCACCCGGACCAGCGAGCTGCGTACCGCAGACGGCCGGACGCTCGACGCCGCCCGGTTCGACGACTGCCTGATGCGGCCGCCCCGGACCGGGGCGACCGGCACGTTCGGTGACTCCGCGCGGTGCCTCGGCGAACTGGACCTGCACGTCGACCTCTCCTACCAGCCCAACCACCGCTACTGGCCGTTCCAGTGGCTGGAGTCGGCGATCTATCTGGCGCTCAGCGCGCTGCTGACCGTCTTCGGGCTGTGGCGGATCCAGCGGCGGGTCGGCTGA
- a CDS encoding response regulator transcription factor, which translates to MSVRVLLVDDQPLVRSGLRVLIADTPDLAVAGEAGSGAEAVRLAREVRPDVVVMDIRMPGMDGIEATRQIVAENASARVLVLTTFDEDEHVYGALRAGASGFLVKDMAVDDILGAIRVVAAGDALIAPSVTRRLIAGFVGAAPAAARPVRPVAGITEREREVLTLIGQGRSNGEIAEELFITMATTKSHVARLLTKLDARDRVQLVIIAYELGLVAPAR; encoded by the coding sequence GTGAGCGTCCGGGTGCTGCTCGTCGACGACCAGCCGCTGGTCCGCTCCGGGCTGCGGGTACTCATCGCCGACACCCCGGACCTGGCGGTGGCCGGCGAGGCGGGGTCGGGTGCCGAGGCGGTCCGGCTGGCCCGGGAGGTCCGGCCGGACGTGGTGGTGATGGACATCCGGATGCCCGGCATGGACGGCATCGAGGCGACCCGGCAGATCGTGGCCGAGAACGCGTCGGCCCGGGTGCTGGTGCTGACCACCTTCGACGAGGACGAGCACGTCTACGGCGCGCTGCGGGCAGGTGCCAGCGGTTTCCTGGTCAAGGACATGGCCGTGGACGACATCCTCGGGGCGATCCGGGTGGTCGCCGCCGGTGACGCCCTGATCGCGCCGAGCGTGACCCGCCGGCTGATCGCGGGCTTCGTCGGGGCGGCCCCGGCGGCCGCCCGTCCGGTGCGACCGGTCGCCGGCATCACCGAGCGGGAGCGTGAGGTGCTGACCCTGATCGGGCAGGGCCGGTCGAACGGCGAGATCGCCGAGGAGTTGTTCATCACGATGGCGACGACGAAGTCGCACGTGGCCCGGCTGCTGACCAAGCTCGACGCCCGGGACCGGGTACAGCTCGTGATCATCGCGTACGAGCTGGGGCTGGTCGCGCCGGCCCGCTGA
- a CDS encoding MarR family winged helix-turn-helix transcriptional regulator has product MQDRRVEDQKDWTDGHVARWLPVLPDLDPDVEGAVTRAKLLAQHLRRVREKSLADFDLQRPEFDTLHALAGRHGRAVPSQLADDLNLAPPSVTARIDALVARGFVRRTPSATDRRRVDIELTEQGRAAWLGAMDVLGDEEYRLLGALSADERRTLSDLLRRIMLAAERPPSS; this is encoded by the coding sequence GTGCAGGATCGTCGCGTGGAGGACCAGAAGGACTGGACCGACGGGCACGTCGCCCGCTGGCTGCCCGTGCTGCCCGACCTCGACCCCGACGTGGAGGGTGCGGTGACCCGGGCGAAACTGCTGGCCCAGCACCTGCGCCGGGTCCGGGAGAAGTCGCTGGCCGACTTCGACCTCCAGCGGCCCGAGTTCGACACCCTGCACGCGCTCGCCGGCCGGCACGGCCGGGCGGTGCCCTCCCAACTCGCCGACGACCTCAACCTGGCGCCGCCCTCGGTCACCGCCCGGATCGACGCCCTGGTCGCCCGCGGCTTCGTCCGGCGGACCCCGTCGGCCACCGACCGGCGGCGGGTCGACATCGAACTGACCGAGCAGGGCCGGGCCGCCTGGCTCGGCGCGATGGACGTCCTCGGCGACGAGGAATACCGGCTGCTCGGCGCGCTCAGCGCGGACGAGCGACGCACCCTCTCCGACCTGCTGCGCCGGATCATGCTCGCCGCCGAGCGGCCACCGTCCTCCTGA
- a CDS encoding MFS transporter — protein sequence MSHPLRLRAFRLLFLGRTLSALGDAVVPAALALAVLRATGSSSALALVLGCAMVPKLLLLPLGGVLADRLDPRIVAIGSDLVRCAVQVFIGVELLGDDPTLLPIAAASAVGGVASAFAMPTTSPLVAGVVDAAGRQQANAALGAARSATGLAGPALAGALIWAAGPGWAFVLDGASFAVSAALLAVLRVRRIQVERQSLLADLREGWSEVRSRDWYWSSLVAHAVWNGVAAVLVTLGPAIAVDRLGGEGVWVLVLQAGAVGLLIGSVLAGRVRLRRPILVANLGLATYALPLVLFAVAAPPWTVIGSYGVALAALGFLNPVWQTVVQTEIPPHVLARVSSYDWLLSLAAMPLGYALAPLAADAWSPAVPLVLSAVAVTVACLGTAAFPGVRRPATTRPEPVPEPEPLAAVT from the coding sequence GTGTCCCACCCGCTCCGGCTCCGCGCCTTCCGGCTGCTCTTCCTCGGCCGTACGCTCTCCGCGCTCGGTGATGCCGTCGTGCCGGCCGCGCTCGCCCTCGCCGTACTCCGGGCCACCGGCTCCAGCTCGGCGCTGGCCCTGGTGCTCGGCTGTGCGATGGTGCCGAAACTGCTGCTGCTGCCCCTCGGCGGCGTACTCGCCGACCGGCTCGACCCCCGGATCGTGGCCATCGGCAGCGACCTGGTCCGCTGCGCCGTGCAGGTCTTCATCGGGGTCGAACTGCTCGGCGACGACCCGACCCTGCTGCCGATCGCCGCCGCCTCGGCGGTCGGTGGGGTCGCGTCCGCCTTCGCGATGCCGACCACCTCACCGCTGGTCGCCGGGGTGGTCGACGCGGCCGGCCGGCAGCAGGCCAACGCCGCGCTCGGTGCCGCCCGCAGCGCCACCGGCCTGGCCGGGCCGGCGCTGGCCGGCGCGTTGATCTGGGCCGCCGGACCCGGCTGGGCGTTCGTGCTTGACGGCGCCAGCTTCGCGGTCAGCGCCGCCCTGCTGGCCGTGCTCCGGGTACGCCGGATCCAGGTGGAACGCCAGTCCCTCCTCGCCGATCTGCGGGAGGGCTGGTCCGAGGTCCGCTCCCGGGACTGGTACTGGAGCAGCCTGGTGGCGCACGCGGTCTGGAACGGCGTGGCGGCGGTACTGGTCACCCTCGGCCCGGCGATCGCGGTCGACCGGCTCGGCGGCGAGGGTGTCTGGGTACTGGTCCTCCAGGCGGGTGCCGTCGGCCTGCTGATCGGCTCGGTGCTGGCCGGACGGGTCCGGCTGCGCCGGCCGATCCTGGTGGCGAACCTGGGGCTGGCCACGTACGCGCTGCCGCTCGTCCTCTTCGCGGTGGCCGCTCCGCCGTGGACCGTGATCGGCTCGTACGGCGTCGCGCTGGCCGCCCTCGGCTTCCTCAACCCGGTCTGGCAGACCGTCGTCCAGACGGAGATCCCGCCGCACGTGCTCGCCCGGGTCAGCTCCTACGACTGGCTGCTCTCGCTCGCCGCGATGCCCCTCGGGTACGCCCTCGCACCGCTCGCCGCCGACGCCTGGTCGCCGGCCGTACCGCTGGTGCTGTCCGCCGTCGCGGTCACGGTGGCCTGCCTGGGCACCGCCGCGTTCCCCGGGGTACGCCGCCCCGCGACCACCCGCCCGGAGCCCGTACCGGAACCCGAGCCGCTCGCCGCCGTCACCTGA
- a CDS encoding ABC transporter permease yields MSTDTAGSTPTPASRADAATEPPARFRDLLAAEWIKVWSLRSTPWTLLLGTLFVIGTATMEALDDYRDFPTMSPEAQREPIFALSDAFPLVGYWTLALVAVSAGAITVVGEYGSGLIRTTTIAVPARESVVLAKAAVVTALWTAAGTLAASGAFAVSQAILDRRGAAISVTEPVALRALVAAALLPTVCALIGLGLGVLIRHGATTMVTGIFALLMLPQFFSIRTRWSAEINHAMVLTAWERLTAMWVPPSGDGFHRAGVTESWIVYAAWPLVAIVLALVVVRRRDV; encoded by the coding sequence ATGAGCACCGACACCGCCGGCTCGACCCCGACCCCGGCGAGCCGGGCCGACGCGGCCACCGAACCACCCGCCCGGTTCCGGGACCTGCTCGCCGCCGAGTGGATCAAGGTCTGGTCGCTGCGGTCGACACCCTGGACGCTGCTCCTCGGCACGCTCTTCGTGATCGGTACCGCCACGATGGAGGCGCTCGACGACTACCGGGACTTCCCGACGATGAGCCCGGAGGCGCAACGGGAGCCGATCTTCGCGCTCTCCGACGCGTTCCCGCTGGTGGGCTACTGGACGCTGGCGCTGGTCGCGGTCAGCGCGGGCGCGATCACGGTGGTCGGCGAGTACGGCAGCGGCCTGATCCGGACCACCACCATCGCGGTACCGGCCCGGGAGTCGGTGGTACTGGCCAAGGCGGCCGTGGTGACCGCGCTCTGGACGGCGGCCGGCACCCTCGCCGCCAGCGGCGCGTTCGCGGTCTCCCAGGCCATCCTCGACAGGCGGGGCGCCGCGATATCGGTCACCGAACCGGTCGCGCTGCGTGCCCTGGTCGCCGCCGCGCTGCTCCCCACGGTCTGCGCACTGATCGGCCTCGGCCTCGGGGTGCTGATCCGGCACGGCGCCACCACGATGGTCACCGGCATCTTCGCCCTGCTGATGCTGCCGCAGTTCTTCTCGATCCGGACCCGCTGGTCCGCCGAGATCAACCACGCGATGGTGCTCACCGCCTGGGAACGGCTGACCGCGATGTGGGTGCCGCCGTCCGGTGACGGCTTCCACCGGGCCGGCGTCACCGAGTCGTGGATCGTCTACGCGGCCTGGCCACTGGTCGCGATCGTCCTCGCCCTGGTCGTGGTACGCCGCCGCGACGTGTGA